acatatacatacacatatatatacatacttatacacatacattaatatacatgcatatatacatatatccccatacatacacaaacacaaataaatacatacacccacacatacatacagtaaatgcataaatacatacatatacatccaaagacaaaaaaagaaaagaaacagaaaacagaaaaagaaaaacatcctttaattatcttttacttggaCATTTGTGGATGAATACTTGagttttgtatgtttgtgtttcacACCTATGATAATGAGCATGAGTATTTATTGGGTGTCGCAAAGGAAAACCACTGCTATTTATAGTTTGTTTTGTCTTCAATGATCATAATAAGAAGTGTTCACACTACCCGGgccagaaacatttattttatttttagtgATTACGGCTGTTTGGCCTCAGTAGTACGACAGTGTCCTGTGATGTAGTGGGAACAATGTGATCCGACTCTTTTCACACAGTGAACCAAGCTGAGAGAAAGATTTGAGTTTCTGAGATAGACTGTGAGAACAGTTTATTTACATAAACAAGTTACAAAGCGCTTCCCTACCCTACAGGGTCAAGAAGGCACAGGCGCCATCCCAGGACCTCGGGGGACGCAGGTAATTGTATTACTAGAAACACTGTTACAGTGTCAAGGGCTCATTCACTTAAAGAGGAGACTTATTTACCTCTGACCATTTCCATAAAACCATGATAACATTCTGTGCGCATTATATCTTATTTAAGGATGATCTCAATGTGTTTAATATAGGGGAGATCAGGACCACGCGGACCACCAGGGCCACCGGGTCGAATCAAGGAGTTTTTTACTGGGAGTCTCGTGTTAAAGGTACAGTGTAAGACTCAAGGTCAAGTCTGCAGCatgtatatattacatatttaaacatttttcaaAATGGTGTTGCATTAACCTTCCAATGTCCTGAATGTGCCTATAGGAAGTCCATTTGAGACGTAGTGCACTAAGCCTAATGCTGTCACTGTCGCTTTGATACTGAACCTCCATTTAGTCAAAGTTCATAATACAAAAATAgttgaagaaagaaaatgaatagATCTAATAGGGCGTCTGCAGACATGATGACCAGTGGTGGAAGAGAAAAAGCTCCAGTGTCTCCAAGATGGAAAGATGCATCCTCTCATCAATGTGCTCAGTGAATTGTTGTTATGAGTATATGTCGGTCCATTCTGGATAGAAATGGTGGGCGACTGATGTCTTTGCAACTAATGAACCATAACTTGAGGTGTTTGTATTATTCAGGGTGTAAAAGGAAGCGCAGGAGACGTAGGAATAAAAGGATGCAAGGGAACAACAGTAAGTTTATACTTTACACGTTTTTAAATAAAGCCATTTTTgatctttgattttttttagatTGTTCTCTCTTCTTGGTGTTGTGTATTTATCTCTCGGATCCCCGTCCTCCTTTCAATCTGCTCTCAGGGGGACCCAGGTTATGGCTATGACACCAAAGGAGTAAAAGGAGACAGAGGTCTGGAGGGTCCAGAAGTAAGATACTACGTGCAAATTATTTTATTCCAATTCACATTTCAGCCTCTCTTTATGATTTTGCATACATATGAAATGTAGCGGTGTCCCGAAACAGACATGTGCTTTGTTATTCTACTGTTGCACCATATCTTCCTCCCTGAAGATGAGATGATTCACCGCATCTCTTTGCATTGAAGGGCCACCAGGACCACTTCGGGAATAGCCTGGGAaacaggaggaccagcagagggcagtaATGCAGCATTAAACTCAATGTGATTAGCCACATTGCGACACAAGAAAGGGGCAGATATGAACACAAATGAAATCAGACCCTTATTTATTGTTCCTCTGTTAGTGAAATATTTATGAGCAACACCTGGAGGATGGACAGTTGTGTTTGGAGGCCCTCAGATAACTGCAATACCAAATCAGGTGTGGATTTATGGAGCCAAGTGGCTTCGTGAATAATGTAAAGCTCATTTTAGAGTCTGCAGGTGTGAAGATTACAAGGTTGTTATCACATTTTACTAcataagagagaaaaaaactctGGAGCTTGGAGAGTTAATTTATCCTCGTCTGAGGAAAGGAGCTGCTCGAAAATCTGGGGTTAACAACTGATACTTTGGTGATGCTTGCCAGATGGCAGCCGGGTGAACAAGCTGTTGCTGAGGTGGAAATCGACTTTTAATATCATTTGGGCTCTTTGCAGGTAACGTTGCACCTCGCATGGTGGCTGTATTTTCACAAAGTCACGAGATAAATCAAGAGTTTCGGACGCCTCTTCGGTGTTTCAGGTCTctgatataataataacatcgcTGATGCTCGGTAGATGGGAGCCAATGATGTGTTGAGCCGTGTGAATCACCCGCTGTAGATCCCTCCTGTTGGTGGCCATGTACTTCCCATGCCAGTCTGTAACGTCTGCAGTCAGGATGCTTCTTCCGTGAAGGTTATCAAGATCGTAGCACGGGAATGTTGCCCTCTTAAATTTCCAGAACAAATACAGAGGTTTAGAGCTTTCTTTACCATTATGCTAGAGGAACTTAAACTGTGCACCTGCTCCTCTTCAACattcagctccttggtcttgcTGACCCTTTAGCAGTAGGTTTTTCTCAGAGCACCACTCTTTATACAAACACATCAAATAATTTAACCTTGTCATCCTCATGTTGTTGAACATATATCTTCAGTCTAAGTTACAGTGCACATTTGTACTGTTATGACACAAGAGGAAGGTTTGGGACAAACGAGAGAAGGGTGCAGCCCGGCCATGCGCTGCTAATGTATCGTTTCATTTAACATGAAGACGACAGGGACACCGCAGGTGCAGATTCAAACGAACCAAAATATTAAatgattgtatttatttattttttgaaagcTTGTGGCATGCACCTGAATGGAGGCGCTGCTTATAAGAGAGTGCTAATCACATTCATAACTAATGGAAGAGAGACCATCCCTCACCCCAACCTGCTTGTCACAATTTTCccaccttcatagttatattcatcctgcctgcatgcttatttaactctcctgtcatttcagatcctgtcatcctcacctgattgtccctcattcccttcacctggtcctcacgcccttctcacctgcctctgatcactccctcgttagtccctcattcccttcacctggtcctcacgcccttctcacctgcagcccatcccctcattagtccctcacaatttagctccctcacttccacttgtcctctgccagattgtcttgtgtgtcaccgccaaactttccagcgaattcctagtaCTAATTCTGATCTGCcagttacgaccctgtttgcctgttgacccgacttcagatttttgcctgccccttttggatttgttgccctgtttgacggaccacccggttttgaccctgcctgaatcacGACGTaaagagcctcctcctgcattcctgtttttgtgttgtgcttttgggttccagtacctctCACCCATACAgtacaatctggcagaggacaagtggaagtgagggagctaaatagtgagggactaatgaggggatgggctgcaggtgagaagggcgtgaggaccaggtgaagggaatgagggacaatcaggtgagcaGGATAGGATTAGGAATgccaggagagttaattaagcatgcaagcaggatgaatttaactatgaAGTTGGGGAAATTGTGACACTGCTGGCTGCTCACATGACTGCCATGTGACACTGTTgacaatgagatgaatgaaaGGATGTCTGAGGTACGTTGTAAACTATTTATTCACAGAAAACATAATCTGCAAATTCCTCACTGCTGTCATTAATTGTCCTTCCAGGGAAAGTCCGGGAAGGATGGCGATCCTGGACGATCATCTCGGGTACTGTTCTACGATCAtatgaatgtgtatgtatgcagaGTCAATGTGTCATTATGTGTGTGGCTTTTCAATACAATATAGTTTTCTTTAGGGATGGCCTGGCCCCAGAGGTGATCGAGGATATGCAGGGACACCAGGAGGAACGGTCAGTGGTCTGTTACTGCAAGCTTGTAATGGGTTGGGTTGGTGTGCTTTGTATCATTATTGACTGTATACTCTTTTATCAGGgtgaaaagggagagagaggtagccCTGGTCCACCTGAAGATGTGAGTATATATTTTCTactgaatacacctgagcctttTGGGTAAAGCCAGtttctattttaaataaatgaatattcaGTCAAAGTGTGTTCTCCAGCATGTGTAAACCCCATATACTAGATGATTCATCATGATTTCACCTCATGCCCGCGGTGGTTTTGTTTATAGATATTTGGCCCTTTGACTGAGCCACTCAAAGGGTACCGCGGAGATCCTGGTTTTCCAGGCTCACCTGGGCTCCTTGGACGTCAAGGTAGAAGAACATGTTGCTGTGTGATAATAAGCCTATGTCAGGATGTcatagccagagagagagagagtgagagagagaggacccaaatgcagaCAACTCTCCGAAAGAAAGATTTAATTATTTAGCTCGAAACAGGTTACACACACCTAAACGGTACGACAAACACGAACTAAACGGTAcgaaataagacacaaaacaagaccgAAAAAACGGATCATGACACCTATTAAGATGATCAGTACAGCGAAGGCTAACGTCAGGGGCCATGATTGATTGGCTAGAGCAGTGTTGGTGACTCTAAAAATACATGTTTGCTTTCAGCAGACTTGCATATtgtcaccttcctaaaatacTGGCATACGTTATTTTTACAGGTTTTTCAGAAAACAATTAAATCTTCACCCCATGTTGATCTATATATGATGTTGTGATATAATATACTACAGGGGTAGAATCACATGGTGTGTTACACTGAGGCATGTAGGCAATATTACCAGAGATGGCCAGTATCATGAGGAGGTGATTTaggcaacaataaaaaaaatgttgtcaaaAAATGACGTATgccattattttaggaaggtgacgCTATACAGAAATAACACACGTTATTATGCTTTTCTCAAGGTGTTGAAGGATTCCCTGGACCTGATGGACCCCCAGGTATGGAGCAAAGAGGCTAATCCATCTCTCTATCACTGTATTTAAAAGGTGCTGCAAAAAGCAGCTGCGTCTTTGGCTTTCCCTTCATATGTTGCTtactgtctctccctccctacgACCCACAGGCCATTCATCTGGGTTTCATGAGCCGGGCCCTAGTGGTCCCAACGGGTTTCCAGGCCACAAAGGAGACCCTGGGGAGCCGGGGGATATTTATCCGGGACTCCCAGGTCGAGATGGGGGCGATGGGGATCAAGGGCCTGCTGGGGATCCGGGCCCACCTGGACCTCCTGAAGACAGAAGTATGTGTGAATGTTTTCCTTCTAAGAGGTTATGTAATCTAAACTACTATGACTTCTACTACCACCGATAATACTACTTCTGGTATTCCTCCCCCTTTCAGTAATATCTGGTATTATTTCCAAATCTCTTGAATAACTCAACACACTTCTTGCATGAGTGATGGTGATATAGTGACAGTGTGTTTTAAGTCTTTAAAAGACTGTAAGCTTCCGCAGCTACTCCACAAAAATGACATATTTTCAGAGCTCAGCTGCTTTTTTCTTTGTGACGTGAAGATAAAACCTCTGCAGTTTTTTTTGGAGTAAACTACGAAAACAATTCAATCATTTAATGGGAAAAAGGGTCAGGTTTTGTTTTTAAGAGCCAACATTTATGTGACTACATGGTGACAAATGTTCCAGGTTGGATTCAAAtgcaattaaaatgtaaacCGTAGCAGTTACGGTGTATGGCGGGCACGTTATTGATCAGTCAGTTGATACTTTTTGAATTCTGAATTATCAACAACTGCATCTACGATGAAAAGGAAACCTCCTTTTGGTATAAGTGTGGCAATCCTGTGACGTCATAAGTGGACTGATGGTGTTGCTGATGTTTGCTGGTAGCTAACAGGATCACGAAAGGTCTCCCAGGAATGAAGGGAACACGAGGTCCGCCTGGACCGATGGGATATGATGGGCCGTATGGAATAAAAGGTGGGAAACTAAATATCATTCCAAAATTAATTGTTACTATTTAACTTGTTGCATGTCTTCTAACTTGTGAATGCCCCCTTGTTAACGGGCTCTGCTGACTGTTATGTGCAGTTGTTGCTACAGAGCAGTTCAAGCAGCGCTTTAATGGAGACTGGAAATATAATATCATGTAGGACTCATGAAAGATATTCCCATGGTTATGTTCTGTTCAGGAGTGAAGGGGGAGACGTGTTATGATTGTATTGGATCAGGATTCTCAGGGCCGCCGGGTCCACGAGGCCAACCCGGCATCCCTGGTAAAAACATTCACTGCAAGAAAACACATCTTCTACCAAATCCGTCCTTCTTCTACCTTCAAAtgcatttttatgttttactggAGAGtatgaaatgtttaaaaatggAGAGGACCTTTTATATCTCTTTGTGGCTCAGGATATAATCAAGGACCAGGTGCCAAAGGTGATCCAGGCCTCCCGGGAGCTAGTGGCTTACCTGGAAGACCAGTAAGGaagctttcttcttttttataaagGCAATCTCTGCAGAAtcttccacaaataaataaaaatgaggaAAGAAAACTGAGTTTGGTGTTCAGCTAAAAAtcataatatgaaatatatatttattttattttgctcaattcaaacaatttattttaaatcacaacagagataaatgaatatcaCAGTGCAGGCAGAGACAACAAGCCAACTGGGCTGatttgaagcctccacctatataatttttacaaaatttaaaaaattcaaaCGGAAATGGAAAAATGCAtaagacaacaaaagaaaaaagaaagaaagaaaacatatagGAAGCAGAAACGTTACAGTGATTATCATAAGATAAACGTAATATCTATGAAAATATCCTAATTGAAATCTATATGAACTTGATTGCCAGAAGCAAATAATTAAAACGGCATGGATTCTGTACCAAACTTTTTAAtccatatataaacatataaaaatgTAACCATCATAAGCCGTTTCCACCgagtttcttattttatttatttggaacAAACGCTGATGAAGAATATTTCTTTTCTGAAGGGTCCAATTGGTCAAATAGGATTTCAAGGCCCTCTGGGACCAAAGGGAGACTCGTATTCCTCCAACACTCCTGGGATAAAGGGAGAGGAAGGATACCCGGGACAGCCTGGCAGGCCTGGTGCCGATGCCCTCCCTGGGTTTCCTGGACTACCGGGTCGTAAAGGCGATCAAGGGCCTCCAGGGGATTCGGTGACAAGGACTTGACAGACTTGAGCTTAACGTGCCATTTATTGTTGtgatttaatatgtttttaaagttcttaaatGATCAGCTGTGTGCAAGAGCCAAACTAAAATAATATGTCATTTAAGTAATCGTTGGAATAagttctccatctcctctagtATCTCTTCCCGGGTGCAGAGGGAGACCGGGGTTACCCAGGGCCACCCGGGCCTCTCGGCAGACCGGGACCAGTGGGCCAGCCTGGGCTTGTGGGCTTTGGGCCTGCTGGACTTCCAGGAAGTCTGGGCGATGTTGGCGTCCCCGGCCTGCCGGGACAACCTGGGATTCCAGGTTAAGAAACACATTGAcacatatttaatttgacatgtatacataaacacacatttatatatattttcttctctcactccttcactgGTAGGCCAGAAAGGTGAACCTAGCCACGCCCACACCAATGGACTCTCTGGACTCCCTGGATTTAAAGGGCTGCCTGGTTCTCATGGAAGCCCGGGTAAGAATGGCTGAAGGCTTGATTAAAGTGACTGAAGTGATTTTCAACCACAGATCGCCAGCTGTGCCGTGGGGAAATGTCCAATTTCACTTAATCGGTCCGAAAAATCTATTATTTAATAGTTTAGTATTTTGTATGTTATTATTACTTGGCCTAGTAATTAATTACTCTTCCGTGTCAGTAGGTGGCCGTAGGGAGCGCAGTAATTACTTGAACATTTAAGATGGTTGAATTAAATGATGCACTGGAGACGCTGTgtattaaaatgtcttaaatatcaataaataaacacatgaataatgaaatttatttatacttaagacattttaagtcctccatagctgTGGTGAAGAACGGCGATGGAGAAATAATtctaaaataaaatgcagactgaactgacattttgtatgttttttggtGTTGGTGTGCCacgggatttttttttaaattgtaaataaatgtgcCGGAGCTCCAAAAAGGTTGAAAAACACTGGATCAACGGATGGATATAGAAATGGATGAGGGGGTAGAAGGTCTTTACGTTACCAAACAATAGATGATGGAAGCGCGTCTCATACTTGCCATCGAACATGCAGGTCATCTCGGAGCACCGGGTACCCCGGGAATACCAGGTTTTCGAGGACAGAAAGGAGAAAGTGGTGAGGTGACATTTCCTGGAAGGCCGGGGATGCCAGGACAGAAAGGTAACCCACGGCTTGGAAGGTCGAGACCAAACAAACACGCAGGCAACAAATTCAAGATTCTCAGAGCACATGGTTTTTGATTAATGTATCTTTCATGTttctgtcactgtgtgtgtgtgtgtgtgtgtgtgtgtgtgtgtgtggttcaggtgACAAGGGGCAAACAGGTCTCCCAGGCTTTCCAGGGAGGGGCGTGCCTGGTCAGCCAGGTTCACAAGGCCTTCCTGGTCCTTCAGGACTAAAGGTCAGAAGCAAAAACTAAATATTCCATATTTATATAGCGTAATACAGGGGTCGGCAACCCGCGACTGTTTTGCAGAGTGGACAATCATTCAAAGGGAACACCACTGTTACTTGAGTTTGAGCTATTCCTGTGTCactgaaaataacaaacatgTAGTATAAACTGTCAGGTGTCTTTCCCTGCAGGTGAGCAGCTCATCATGACACGCAGAGCTCCGCCTTCGTTAAAATGTTAATggattaaattttaaaaaaagaaaattcagaGAAAAAGTTTAATTCTGCGGGGACCTGCATAGTTGTCTGATTAATTgactattattttattttctactCTTCATAAGAGTTTGATTTTGTTATAAGCGGTAAAATTGTCTTTATTCTGGTTCTATTATAtcataaatacaacaaattATAGTTTTTGCATGTATAATATGACGATATATAAAACGTTATACGCTGTGATATAATAGCTTTTGCAGCTccggacacattttatttggtgtAAAATAGCGCCCAATGGCTCTTTGGATCGGGAAGGTTGCTGACCCCTGCTCTAATATACTGAAGTATACACCTGGATGTATATACAGGAGAACAATGGCCCTTCATGTGAAAGCAAAGTAAAAGGCCAAACTAAAGCTGTTTTAACACCTGATTCTATGCAGATTAAAAACAGGAGATATGTTATGTCAAAGGTTCCCTGTAATGATATGTCTGAATATGATTTAAGTTCTGTTGTGGGAGATTAGACAGATGTTTATGAGGAGATCAATACCACTCTCGCTCATGAAGTGAAGAGGAAGTCGTCGTACAGCTTGAGCCGGGCTCTATAAAGGTTATGAAAAATGGCGACcagtattatgtgtattattttACTGGTAGtgttaagctaagctaactggctccTTTAGCTTAATCTCTATCATACGGACATGAGAGTGGTAGGTATTATAGAGAGATTGTGAAAGTGTTATTATGTCTGTTATGGTAGTTTGGTCAGTTTGGTTTAAAAGAACAATCAGAAAAGTGAGATCGTTTAAAAATAAGTGTCATGACTTTATTGGATGTATCTTATATTTTTGGGGGTATAAAACAATCTTCACTAAAGACCCAGCTTTTGTAAGGAAGTAACAGGTTTGCAAGACATCAAAGACGTTCTGAAGTTTTTCGTTTAATTATCAAAATTGATTTGTCTTTGTAGGACTTTGCTGTCATAAATGATGTATAGAATATAATACATGTTCACCCTGTTATGACTCTTCAAGAGGATCAGACATCTGTTTCAGTACCACGGACATCTGACTTAATTTCTCTGTGGTTCACCGTAAAGTGAAAAGTCATTACAGACCAATCGCACGGCACTAGAACGATACCACACCGCAGAACATGTGTCAATATGAGTAAATACACACCATGCTGTATACGTGTGATCCTCAGGGTGACGGTGGGCCTGGATACCGTGGTATCCCAGGACCCTCTGGGGCCCCTGGAGAAGATGGAGCTCAGGGGCCTGACGGAGATCCAGGGACCCCGGGTCTACCTGGGAACCCAGGAGTACACGGAAATCCTGGTTTTCCAGGAGAAAAGGGTACAGCCGATACAACACTGCAGCCTGCAGACAGACACATGTGCATTCATACTAACGCGTCTATGAACCGCTTTATTCTATCTCACATACAGGAACTAAAGGTGCTGTCGGTCCCCTAGGACTACCTGGAAATAAAGATTCATGTAAAGGGGATTTACCCAGTCCAACCGGATCACAAGGACGAGATGGGTATCCAGGACATCCAGGTCAGTGCAGATTGAAGTCATGTGACGTACTTATGACAACGCCAGAGGGATAATGAACAGACAGAGTGTCTGGCTTCCTGTGCAGCATGTTGAACATCAtcctcttttttggggggggggggggacattttaCAAGTAGGCCggatgaattgaaaataaaatgatggTGAGAACgatataaatacaattgttatagtttcaatatggaggatgatgatttatgatgatttatgtctgtgtttttctctcgtgtgattgttcgtatagttggttgttatgctgttatgtcatttttattcatttgttgttgttttttgttgtctggtAATGTGTAACTTGTCAAAACTTAAagtaaaatgattgaaagaaagtgaAAGATAAAAAAGAAGACCTGTTGAATGATCTTCCCCATAATGCAACGCTGTCCAACTCGTCTAGACGGTTTGCTCCTATTTAGAAAACAGACTGGTCCGCCATCTCCTTACCTCCATAtgtttctctcctctgtttctccgtCCCCCCTCGTCCAGGACCAAATGGCTCCCCAGGTGAAAAGGGCAACCCAGGCTCGCCAGGGTTTGGTCGTCCTGGCGTCCCCGGAGAACCGGGTGTTGTTGGGCCCTCGGTGCCCGGTTCACACGGGCTCACAGGACCACAAGGGACTCGGGGTCAACACGGCCTGCCCGGTCCACCAGGTAGGGAATcgtttaaatacatgtattaccAAACAGTATGTCCACCATGTTGTAGGGTATTGTCTGTGTAGAGGCCCTAACATTGTTCCACCATAAGTATTAAAGCCACTAGTGTAAGATcctgttctgtgtctactctgtctcctctctgtctccttgattgtttaattccctgcacctgccctcagccactctcgtctcgttagtgtctcatgtcgtacacctgtttcccccctatatattgtgccactctttcccttgtctgttgctggattgttgtcttttttccgtcgtcaTTGTCCAACGCGCTGTGCCTTTTTTAACACCTTGACACGACCACGATCCTAAACTATTTGCTTCCCATCCACCCGCCTGTTCTCATTAGCAGTCACTTATATGCCCTTTAATGGAACTCTGCCaccctgtgttcaaatgtaggaAGTGCAACCGCAGGGTAGTCTGTTCGATCCCCGCTATCCCCATTAGCTGCgtgtcgaagtgtccatgagcaagtcactgaacccccagctgctccccgggcgcttgctcctgaataactaaggatgggttaaattcagagaatacatttcatatagGAATATAATTCTAAGTAATATGACAAAAGTCTTAAAAGGAATGTCCCAATTCACCCAGAGTTTCCTCAAAGATATAACAAAGCATAAAAACTACATTTTGGCTCCATCAGTATGTATTTGAAGACTTAAAGCTTGCTTACACTTGCATTTCCTCAGGACTGAGAGGAGACCCCGGACCAGATGGGTTACCAGGATATGGACCAGAGGGGTTGCCTGGAATTATAGGATCACCAGGCCAAATAGGTAaagcacaaatacacacacacacacacacacaactttacatacaaatacatactcTACTGTATAGAAACTACACACATGTAACATGCGAGTCTTGTGTCAGCGTTGAAACAATGGTTGGTGATTCATGGTTTACAGGTGACCCCGGCCCAGACGGAGCCAGTGGTTCCTGGGGTCCACCAGGTATGAATGGCGACCCAGGTCCCAGAGGTCTTCCAGGCCTTCTGTCGCCACAACAGATCAATGTTGTTGGGCCTCCGGGAGAACCTGGCAACCCGGGTAAGCTTTAGTAAACTCTTCGCATAAAAATATCATCCCACAACcacttacatttattttacaaaatattttaactcattttgagattttcttttaaaatgtgttaatcATATTTTGGTAGCACAGGGCATTGCAACCACTTAGAGTGCATATGATGTCATAAATGCAGTCTGTGTGAGTCTTACTGTTATACTTCAACACTTCAATAATACGCTGTGCAATcagtctgatttaatatagaatatatacaatccAGATTATGAATTTACACTTGTattgaatatttaatatatatatatatatatattttaaataataataatcataatgcaaacttatatagcgcttttctaaatacaagGATTTAATGCtcgttttttatatatttaaaaatctcacgtaccccccgGAGTGTCTTTACGTACCATCAAgggtacacgtacccccatttgtgAACCACTGGTTTAGTATCGCCTTTAAGGTGGTGAAGATATTCTAACTATCTGTACTTTGTCAGGTTACCCGGGCCTATCCGGTGCCGGCGGAGATACTGGAAGTACTGGACCAAAAGGGCGGAAAGGGGTACATGGAGCTCTAGGGGGTCCTGGACAAAGAGGTTTGCATTTAGTTTCCCATTTGTAACTATACAATTGTCAGTATCTTGGTTCACCAAATCATCAAGTTTTGAAACTGAATTTGTGCCGTGTGCCTCTCCCTGTCCAGGTCCGCCAGGTGATCCAGGTGTTGATGGACTAGTTGTCTCAGAAGGAAGTCGAGGATCTGATGGGGCTCCAGGAGAGAGTGGGGTCATTGGGCATCCAGGTAAGTCCGAAACTTAAGTTTAGGACCGTACACAGATTGCTTTGATAAAAATGTTCTAACTTCATGAATGAAAGTATAGTAAAACCACTAAATATTTAGATTACAGATAAAGAGCAACACAATaggtgtatatattataataatcgtGCAGTACGAAAATATCTTTTGGATTTAACCCTCACAGGCCTAAAGGGAATAAAAGGAGATCAAGGAATCTCTGGAGGGCCAGGTCCAGCTGGTGCACCAGGTCGAACCGGTAACAAAGGCATTAATGGAGAGCCAAATTACAATGGATATGGAAGGCCGGGAACAATAGGACAAAAGGTACCAATAACTGGAGTAGAAAGTCTTTCTAGAGTACAGTGTAGTCCAATAAGAACATACTGGTGATGCCTCTCTATCCTCCTGTTGTTCTGTTCTCAGGGTGAACCAGGATCAACCAACACTCATGTGATGAAGGGTCAGAAAGGGGAACATGGTTCTGTTGGACCTCTAGGTTTA
This portion of the Pseudoliparis swirei isolate HS2019 ecotype Mariana Trench chromosome 8, NWPU_hadal_v1, whole genome shotgun sequence genome encodes:
- the LOC130197983 gene encoding collagen alpha-5(IV) chain-like, with the protein product MGRPLLGVSLVLFAVMLMGTVAKNCVCNGRSRCHCKGVKGSRGDKGFRGVTGPPGPGGRSGSDGRPGPFGPKGSTGPDGLKGPKGDPGPDGKEGFAGSHGLPGIPGLQGPPGLPGASGCNGTDGEEGPPGFPGVHGLDGSAGPPGLPGPKGESRASGNAVPGPPGLPGRDGEPGSPGSRGEHGLPGDPGPRGSFGLPGRPGSSGSKGQEGTGAIPGPRGTQGRSGPRGPPGPPGRIKEFFTGSLVLKGVKGSAGDVGIKGCKGTTGDPGYGYDTKGVKGDRGLEGPEGKSGKDGDPGRSSRGWPGPRGDRGYAGTPGGTGEKGERGSPGPPEDIFGPLTEPLKGYRGDPGFPGSPGLLGRQGVEGFPGPDGPPGHSSGFHEPGPSGPNGFPGHKGDPGEPGDIYPGLPGRDGGDGDQGPAGDPGPPGPPEDRTNRITKGLPGMKGTRGPPGPMGYDGPYGIKGVKGETCYDCIGSGFSGPPGPRGQPGIPGYNQGPGAKGDPGLPGASGLPGRPGPIGQIGFQGPLGPKGDSYSSNTPGIKGEEGYPGQPGRPGADALPGFPGLPGRKGDQGPPGDSYLFPGAEGDRGYPGPPGPLGRPGPVGQPGLVGFGPAGLPGSLGDVGVPGLPGQPGIPGQKGEPSHAHTNGLSGLPGFKGLPGSHGSPGHLGAPGTPGIPGFRGQKGESGEVTFPGRPGMPGQKGDKGQTGLPGFPGRGVPGQPGSQGLPGPSGLKGDGGPGYRGIPGPSGAPGEDGAQGPDGDPGTPGLPGNPGVHGNPGFPGEKGTKGAVGPLGLPGNKDSCKGDLPSPTGSQGRDGYPGHPGPNGSPGEKGNPGSPGFGRPGVPGEPGVVGPSVPGSHGLTGPQGTRGQHGLPGPPGLRGDPGPDGLPGYGPEGLPGIIGSPGQIGDPGPDGASGSWGPPGMNGDPGPRGLPGLLSPQQINVVGPPGEPGNPGYPGLSGAGGDTGSTGPKGRKGVHGALGGPGQRGPPGDPGVDGLVVSEGSRGSDGAPGESGVIGHPGLKGIKGDQGISGGPGPAGAPGRTGNKGINGEPNYNGYGRPGTIGQKGEPGSTNTHVMKGQKGEHGSVGPLGLPGHHGAKGNPGPDGQNGPSGYPGPKASDGLSGNKGQRGPNGPAGDPGPPGVSSYPGPRGNQGRDGIPGPPGQKGDTNIIGGAPGRRGDTGQQGPPGSPGPPGFTLTGSPGPMGDRGFPGSTGGSGPKGLPGREGACVPGSKGDHGQPGNPGGPGYPGLPGLPGPTLPGLKGDRGDSGLTGAQGHRRPRGDTGPEGPPGPRGRPGGLGRRGDSGPPGTYGLPGVIGDPGHISGPPGPPGIKGFPGRPGVKGEPASVSVTYEPGPPGSPGPSGNRGAPGHTGPSGLSGRPGQSGVKGKRGSSPDGHPGFTGHKGDKGIAGLPGPEGRAGDSGNKGRPGLPGKGGPGYLNSFLIARHSQSMSVPDCPLGTSLIYSGYSFLFINGNERAHGQDLGTTGSCLPRFTTMPFLFCDTESNCRYASRNDYSYWLSTGTPMPTNMASITGDTLASYISRCSVCETTSNVIAVHSQTTLTPECPRDWESLWTGYSFVMQTGAGAEGSSQPLVSPGSCLESFRQVPFIECHGRGTCNYYPDSYSYWLASLDPNSMFSKPVPHTVKGPSLQSVISRCRVCRKPWQPTDDKRGDNF